In Mycobacterium stomatepiae, the following are encoded in one genomic region:
- a CDS encoding MBL fold metallo-hydrolase, whose amino-acid sequence MPRLSTVCGGDGLNAGGAAPRVVEGAAVDPIALEPVDELAITTLVDNSYDGLLMDMGPAQRMTMPRIPAVNAALFEGGTTIPGMVAEHGFSALVTVRRGDRSHTLLFDTGISPDGMATNMERLGVDVADIEVVVLSHGHFDHAGGFAGLSRLRGRTGLPLTVHPLVWSQRRIAVPGRPGWELPTLSRTSLQNEGFEVIERRQPSILLGGSVLITGEIDRTTDFETGMQFHEVYRDGGWEPDPQILDDQALVVHVRGLGLVVLTGCGHGGAINIARHAMRLTGVDRLHGLLGGFHLTGPGFEPIIEPTVDALVELSPGLVVPAHCTGWRAQHRFAASLPDAFVPNAVGTSFVLTAA is encoded by the coding sequence ATGCCTAGGCTGTCGACCGTGTGTGGCGGCGATGGATTGAATGCTGGCGGCGCGGCGCCCCGCGTCGTCGAGGGCGCGGCGGTCGATCCGATCGCGCTGGAGCCGGTAGACGAGTTGGCGATCACGACCCTGGTAGACAACAGCTACGACGGCCTGTTGATGGACATGGGCCCCGCGCAGCGAATGACGATGCCGCGCATCCCCGCGGTGAACGCGGCCCTCTTCGAGGGCGGCACCACCATCCCCGGAATGGTTGCCGAGCACGGGTTCTCGGCACTGGTCACGGTGCGAAGGGGCGATCGGTCCCACACGCTGCTGTTCGATACCGGCATCTCCCCAGACGGCATGGCGACCAATATGGAACGCCTGGGCGTCGACGTCGCCGACATCGAGGTGGTAGTGCTCAGCCACGGCCACTTCGATCATGCCGGCGGTTTTGCCGGGCTGTCCCGCCTGCGCGGCCGTACGGGACTGCCGTTGACCGTGCATCCGCTGGTCTGGAGCCAACGCCGAATCGCGGTACCGGGGCGGCCGGGCTGGGAACTTCCCACGCTCAGCCGAACCTCGCTGCAGAACGAGGGCTTCGAGGTGATCGAGCGGCGGCAGCCCTCGATCCTGCTTGGCGGCAGCGTGCTGATCACCGGCGAGATCGACCGCACAACCGATTTCGAGACCGGTATGCAATTCCATGAGGTATATCGCGACGGTGGGTGGGAGCCGGATCCCCAGATCCTCGACGACCAGGCGCTGGTGGTTCACGTGCGCGGGCTCGGGCTTGTCGTTTTGACCGGCTGTGGCCACGGCGGGGCGATCAACATCGCGCGACACGCGATGCGGCTCACCGGTGTCGATCGGTTGCACGGCCTGCTCGGCGGCTTCCATCTGACCGGTCCCGGCTTCGAGCCCATCATCGAACCCACCGTCGACGCGCTCGTCGAGTTGTCCCCCGGCCTCGTCGTCCCGGCGCACTGCACCGGATGGCGCGCACAGCACCGGTTCGCCGCATCGCTGCCGGACGCTTTCGTGCCCAACGCCGTGGGCACGTCGTTCGTGCTCACCGCGGCCTAG
- a CDS encoding alpha/beta fold hydrolase: protein MNASLMRLRDGRELSWAEMGDPAGYPVFAFHGTPGSRRQVLVDPAPALAAGARMIAPDRPGRGASTWQSRRTFAGWARDVAELADHLGIDRFAVLGISGGGPDAAVCARFLPDRVSSAALVSGVGSLAEPGSEAGMMTANRMFARLARDAPAVNAVIFGLIFLVGRRAPERVLPLLANSMPAVDTAVLSRPEVRSSFLSLLSDASPTAGRAAAQDFRLFARDWGFRLEDISVPVQVWQGDVGVNVPVAHAERQAAAIPGAVLHMVPGEGHLMSFDHFEEILRELLASRN from the coding sequence ATGAATGCAAGCCTTATGCGGCTGCGCGACGGCCGCGAGCTGTCTTGGGCCGAAATGGGTGATCCCGCCGGCTACCCGGTTTTCGCATTCCATGGCACGCCAGGCTCCCGTCGCCAGGTCCTGGTCGACCCGGCACCCGCGCTCGCGGCGGGCGCCCGGATGATCGCTCCGGACCGACCGGGCCGCGGGGCCAGCACCTGGCAATCTCGCCGCACGTTCGCGGGGTGGGCGAGGGACGTCGCCGAACTGGCCGACCACCTGGGTATCGACCGCTTCGCCGTTCTCGGCATCTCGGGCGGAGGGCCGGACGCGGCGGTCTGCGCCCGCTTCCTGCCCGACCGCGTCAGCTCGGCCGCGCTGGTCAGCGGTGTCGGTTCGCTGGCCGAGCCCGGCTCGGAGGCAGGCATGATGACGGCCAACAGAATGTTCGCCCGGCTCGCCAGGGACGCGCCCGCGGTCAACGCCGTGATCTTCGGACTCATCTTTCTGGTTGGGCGCCGGGCCCCTGAGCGGGTCTTGCCGCTGCTCGCGAACAGCATGCCTGCGGTCGATACCGCGGTGCTGTCACGGCCCGAGGTGCGAAGCTCCTTCCTCTCCTTGCTGTCGGACGCGTCACCTACCGCAGGCCGGGCCGCGGCGCAGGATTTCCGACTCTTCGCCCGTGACTGGGGTTTCCGGCTCGAGGACATCAGCGTGCCCGTGCAGGTGTGGCAGGGCGACGTCGGCGTGAACGTCCCCGTCGCTCACGCCGAGCGTCAGGCGGCAGCGATCCCGGGTGCCGTCCTGCACATGGTTCCGGGCGAGGGCCACCTGATGTCCTTCGATCATTTCGAGGAGATCCTGCGCGAGCTGCTAGCCTCGAGGAACTGA